A single region of the Hippopotamus amphibius kiboko isolate mHipAmp2 chromosome 6, mHipAmp2.hap2, whole genome shotgun sequence genome encodes:
- the SFT2D1 gene encoding vesicle transport protein SFT2A isoform X3 encodes MEKLRRVLSGQDDEEQGLTAQVLDATSLSFNTRLKWFALCFVCGIFFSILGTGLLWLPGGIKLFAVFYTLGNIAALASTCFLMGPVKQLKKMFETTRLLATVVMLLCFVLTLCAALWWHKKALAVLFCILQFLSMTWYSLSYIPYARDAVIKCCSSLLS; translated from the exons ATGGAGAAGCTGCGGCGGGTCCTGAGCGGCCAGGACGACGAGGAGCAGGGCCTGACCGCGCAG GTCCTGGACGCCACCTCCCTCAGCTTCAACACCCGGCTGAAGTGGTTCGCCCTCTGCTTCGTCTGCGGCATCTTCTTCTCCATCCTT GGAACTGGATTGCTGTGGCTCCCTGGTGGCATAAAGCTTTTCGCAGTGTTTTACACCCTTGGAAACATTGCTGCCTTGGCCAG TACGTGCTTTTTAATGGGACCCGTGAAACAGctgaagaaaatgtttgaaacaaCGAGATTGCTGGCAACAGTCGTTATGCTT CTGTGTTTCGTCCTTACCCTGTGCGCTGCTCTTTGG TGGCATAAGAAGGCGCTGGCCGTGCTATTCTGCATATTGCAGTTCTTGTCAATGACCTG GTATAGTCTGTCGTATATCCCGTATGCAAG GGATGCAGTAATTAAGTGCTGTTCTTCTCTCCTGAGTTAA
- the SFT2D1 gene encoding vesicle transport protein SFT2A isoform X2, with protein MRKGATGLPGRMWGAFQVSTESAETHLETPPPPFGLRLAGTYVAAFPREPACPRAALPGLCGAVRAWCGRCAGAGSAVLDATSLSFNTRLKWFALCFVCGIFFSILVSGGFGRLTAAASLGPGLPSGPAGSPLYLGCLDATRRNWIAVAPWWHKAFRSVLHPWKHCCLGQYVLFNGTRETAEENV; from the exons ATGCGGAAGGGCGCCACCGGCCTCCCGGGAAGAATGTGGGGCGCTTTCCAGGTTTCCACGGAGTCCGCAGAAACTCATttggagacccccccccccccattcggCCTTCGACTCGCAGGAACCTACGTAGCTGCCTTTCCCAGAGAGCCCGCCTGCCCCCGCGCTGCTCTGCCCGGCCTCTGCGGGGCTGTGCGCGCCTGGTGCGGACGCTGCGCTGGCGCTGGCAGCGCG GTCCTGGACGCCACCTCCCTCAGCTTCAACACCCGGCTGAAGTGGTTCGCCCTCTGCTTCGTCTGCGGCATCTTCTTCTCCATCCTTGTGAGTGGGGGCTTCGGTCGCCTCACAGCTGCCGCGTCGCTGGGGCCGGGCCTTCCGTCAGGACCAGCAGGCAGTCCACTTTACCTGGGCTGTTTGGACGCGACCCGAA GGAACTGGATTGCTGTGGCTCCCTGGTGGCATAAAGCTTTTCGCAGTGTTTTACACCCTTGGAAACATTGCTGCCTTGGCCAG TACGTGCTTTTTAATGGGACCCGTGAAACAGctgaagaaaatgtttga
- the LOC130855915 gene encoding CD48 antigen-like yields the protein MCSRRRELSLALGLLLQLHLFLTTSVQGNSKYAASGSNVSLQISSLPAKYKSLTWFYTADQKIVGWDSSKPKYFKTKFENRAKRDLPNGILHIHKVQEEDSGTYLLKVLKDTRDEEEERIQLVVLDPVPKPVINVTKIQDANNCYPILSCCYPILSCMIQEQSVNYSWCADFTLKLLHNSVLKVTHTPQNYSRSYTCQVSNPVSSQNDTVNFISACGLAPSSKVAWTTTWLVVMVTTVGLLYTLF from the coding sequence ATGTGCTCCAGAAGACGGGAACTGTCTCTGGCACTGGGACTTCTACTGCAGCTTCACTTGTTCCTGACAACCAGCGTACAAGGTAATTCAAAGTACGCAGCCTCCGGCAGTAACGTGAGTCTACAAATCTCCAGTTTGCCGGCAAAATACAAATCACTCACCTGGTTTTATACTGCTGACCAGAAGATTGTAGGATGGGATTCCAGTAAGCCTAAATACTTCAAAACTAAATTTGAGAACAGGGCCAAGCGTGATCTTCCAAATGGCATACTGCACATCCACAAGGTCCAGGAGGAGGACAGCGGCACTTACCTCCTAAAGGTGCTAAAGGACACTagggatgaggaggaagagaggatcCAACTGGTGGTGCTTGACCCTGTCCCGAAACCCGTCATAAATGTCACGAAGATACAGGATGCGAACAACTGTTACCCGATCCTGTCCTGCTGTTACCCGATCCTGTCCTGCATGATCCAGGAGCAGTCTGTGAACTACAGCTGGTGTGCAGACTTCACTCTAAAATTGCTGCACAACAGCGTGCTTAAAGTGACCCACACGCCGCAGAACTACTCCAGGTCTTACACCTGCCAAGTCAGCAATCCCGTGAGCAGCCAAAATGACACAGTCAACTTCATTTCAGCCTGTGGACTGGCCCCATCATCTAAAGTAGCTTGGACTACAACTTGGCTAGTGGTCATGGTAACCACTGTTGGTCTCCTGTACACCCTCTTCTAA
- the SFT2D1 gene encoding vesicle transport protein SFT2A isoform X1: MRKGATGLPGRMWGAFQVSTESAETHLETPPPPFGLRLAGTYVAAFPREPACPRAALPGLCGAVRAWCGRCAGAGSAVLDATSLSFNTRLKWFALCFVCGIFFSILGTGLLWLPGGIKLFAVFYTLGNIAALASTCFLMGPVKQLKKMFETTRLLATVVMLLCFVLTLCAALWWHKKALAVLFCILQFLSMTWYSLSYIPYARDAVIKCCSSLLS; the protein is encoded by the exons ATGCGGAAGGGCGCCACCGGCCTCCCGGGAAGAATGTGGGGCGCTTTCCAGGTTTCCACGGAGTCCGCAGAAACTCATttggagacccccccccccccattcggCCTTCGACTCGCAGGAACCTACGTAGCTGCCTTTCCCAGAGAGCCCGCCTGCCCCCGCGCTGCTCTGCCCGGCCTCTGCGGGGCTGTGCGCGCCTGGTGCGGACGCTGCGCTGGCGCTGGCAGCGCG GTCCTGGACGCCACCTCCCTCAGCTTCAACACCCGGCTGAAGTGGTTCGCCCTCTGCTTCGTCTGCGGCATCTTCTTCTCCATCCTT GGAACTGGATTGCTGTGGCTCCCTGGTGGCATAAAGCTTTTCGCAGTGTTTTACACCCTTGGAAACATTGCTGCCTTGGCCAG TACGTGCTTTTTAATGGGACCCGTGAAACAGctgaagaaaatgtttgaaacaaCGAGATTGCTGGCAACAGTCGTTATGCTT CTGTGTTTCGTCCTTACCCTGTGCGCTGCTCTTTGG TGGCATAAGAAGGCGCTGGCCGTGCTATTCTGCATATTGCAGTTCTTGTCAATGACCTG GTATAGTCTGTCGTATATCCCGTATGCAAG GGATGCAGTAATTAAGTGCTGTTCTTCTCTCCTGAGTTAA